The following are encoded in a window of Telmatobacter sp. DSM 110680 genomic DNA:
- a CDS encoding ABC transporter ATP-binding protein, protein MALNSVISEVEMQQSAGPNGDMIVVEDLWRTYDMGSEQQVHALRGVNLRIKHNEYVAIMGPSGSGKSTLMNLIGCLDTPSKGKYWLNGQLVSELDDDELARIRNKEIGFVFQTFNLLSRASSLHNVELPLIYNGTPAAERIERAKQSLISVGLESRMNHKPNELSGGQRQRVAVARALVNSPSIILADEPTGNLDSKTGIEIMALFDTLQAKGNTIVLVTHEPDIAEYAHRVVHIRDGQIYSDEPSKRFRT, encoded by the coding sequence ATGGCTCTGAACAGCGTCATCTCCGAGGTTGAAATGCAGCAATCCGCTGGACCGAACGGCGACATGATCGTTGTCGAAGACCTGTGGCGCACCTACGACATGGGCTCCGAACAGCAGGTGCATGCCCTGCGCGGCGTTAACCTGCGCATCAAGCACAACGAGTACGTTGCGATCATGGGGCCGTCCGGCTCCGGCAAGTCAACGCTGATGAATCTCATCGGCTGTCTCGACACGCCCTCTAAGGGAAAGTACTGGCTCAACGGCCAGTTGGTCAGCGAGCTGGATGACGATGAGCTTGCACGCATTCGCAACAAGGAAATTGGATTCGTCTTTCAGACATTCAATCTACTCTCGCGTGCCAGTTCGCTACACAACGTCGAACTGCCGCTGATCTACAACGGCACGCCCGCCGCGGAACGCATCGAGCGCGCCAAGCAGTCGCTCATCAGCGTCGGCCTCGAGTCACGCATGAACCACAAGCCGAACGAACTCTCCGGCGGACAGCGCCAGCGTGTCGCGGTAGCAAGGGCGCTCGTAAACAGCCCATCTATCATCCTTGCTGACGAGCCTACCGGTAACCTCGATTCGAAGACCGGCATCGAGATCATGGCTCTCTTTGACACCCTTCAGGCCAAGGGCAACACGATTGTTCTCGTCACCCATGAGCCTGACATTGCCGAATACGCGCACCGTGTCGTGCACATTCGCGATGGCCAGATCTACTCCGACGAGCCGTCGAAGCGATTCCGCACCTAG
- a CDS encoding efflux RND transporter periplasmic adaptor subunit, producing MKKILLIVSAVIVAIILVAVFVVKQQSGYTKVLTAKIHKQDLATVVSGTGQIKPKTYVNVGATSFGRITHLYVKEGDHVKRGQVIATVENVQPEANVQSQKATISAAKTDISSYIAAEKTAEANVAHAKADLEQKQLDWDRAQSLLKAGIMAKQDYDAKKAAYDTDVASVSQAEAQLNQAKAQTASARGHLDQQVAQLRFNEDALSKTVSIAPFDGIVTNLPVREGETVVVGIQNAEGSTLMTIADMSVVTAEVKVDETDIVNIKIGQPAEVSVDAIPGKSFKGHVTLVGDQALLRSTGVATSQSTTGTEEAKDFKVVVTLDTPTDELRPGLSTTAKVTTAQKSNVLSLPIQALTMYTPPPPANSGSVEAASTTSAPKVAPVQGVYVLEKDAHGKQRAKFVPVTTGITGATDIEVLSGLQDGQEIVIGPYKTLRTLKNGALLKKDTAPVPTTDSKA from the coding sequence ATGAAAAAGATTCTTTTGATCGTTTCTGCCGTTATTGTGGCCATCATTCTTGTTGCCGTCTTCGTTGTTAAGCAGCAGTCAGGTTACACCAAGGTCCTCACCGCTAAGATTCACAAGCAGGACCTTGCTACGGTCGTCAGCGGCACCGGCCAGATCAAGCCGAAGACCTATGTCAACGTGGGCGCTACTTCGTTCGGCCGCATTACGCACCTCTACGTGAAAGAAGGGGACCACGTTAAGAGGGGTCAGGTGATCGCCACCGTCGAGAATGTGCAGCCCGAGGCCAACGTCCAGTCCCAAAAAGCGACCATCTCTGCCGCTAAGACCGATATTTCTTCGTACATCGCTGCCGAAAAGACGGCTGAAGCCAACGTTGCCCACGCCAAGGCCGACCTCGAGCAAAAACAGCTCGATTGGGATCGCGCACAAAGCCTTCTCAAGGCAGGCATCATGGCCAAGCAGGATTACGACGCCAAGAAAGCCGCTTATGACACCGATGTAGCATCGGTATCGCAAGCCGAGGCCCAATTGAACCAGGCCAAGGCCCAGACAGCTTCGGCGCGCGGGCATCTTGATCAGCAGGTGGCTCAGCTCCGCTTCAATGAAGATGCCTTGAGCAAAACCGTTTCCATCGCTCCGTTCGATGGCATTGTTACGAACCTCCCTGTTCGCGAAGGAGAAACGGTGGTTGTCGGGATTCAGAATGCCGAGGGATCAACGCTGATGACTATCGCCGACATGAGCGTAGTCACTGCCGAGGTCAAGGTAGATGAAACCGACATCGTCAACATCAAGATCGGCCAACCCGCTGAAGTCAGCGTCGACGCCATTCCCGGAAAGAGCTTCAAGGGACATGTAACGCTGGTAGGCGACCAGGCATTGCTCCGCTCTACAGGTGTAGCCACCTCGCAATCCACTACAGGAACTGAAGAAGCCAAGGACTTCAAGGTCGTCGTCACCCTTGACACGCCGACCGATGAGCTGCGCCCTGGCCTCTCCACTACCGCCAAGGTGACCACCGCCCAGAAATCAAACGTGCTGTCGCTGCCCATTCAGGCGCTCACGATGTACACGCCTCCTCCGCCGGCAAATAGCGGAAGCGTTGAAGCTGCGTCCACGACTTCCGCGCCGAAGGTCGCGCCGGTGCAGGGTGTCTACGTTCTCGAGAAAGACGCTCACGGAAAGCAGCGCGCCAAGTTCGTTCCCGTCACTACCGGCATTACCGGCGCCACGGATATCGAGGTTCTCAGCGGACTTCAGGACGGTCAGGAGATTGTGATTGGCCCCTACAAGACCTTGCGCACTCTCAAAAATGGCGCGCTCTTGAAGAAAGATACAGCACCTGTTCCCACAACAGACTCAAAGGCTTGA